A part of Corvus cornix cornix isolate S_Up_H32 chromosome Z, ASM73873v5, whole genome shotgun sequence genomic DNA contains:
- the TAL2 gene encoding T-cell acute lymphocytic leukemia protein 2 → MTRKIFTNTRERWRQQNVNSAFAKLRKLIPTHPPDKKLSKNETLRLAMRYINFLVKVLGEPGLQQTAVAPRGSILGFFQQAPHLQSMEELTLIENCGVSCPSMSSNIAECWSESSSPSRQ, encoded by the coding sequence ATGACAAGAAAGATCTTCACCAACACCAGGGAGAGGTGGAGGCAGCAAAATGTCAACAGTGCCTTTGCCAAGCTGAGGAAACTCATTCCCACTCACCCACCAGACAAAAAACTGAGCAAGAACGAGACACTCCGGTTGGCCATGAGATACATCAACTTCCTTGTCAAGGTCCTGGGAGAGCCAGGCCTCCAGCAGACAGCAGTGGCACCTCGGGGCAGCATCCTGGGGTTCTTCCAGCAAGCCCCACACTTGCAGAGCATGGAAGAGCTGACACTGATTGAAAACTGTGGTGTCTCCTGTCCCAGCATGAGCAGCAATATAGCAGAGTGTTGGTCAGAGTCATCATCCCCTAGCAGACAGTGA